One Pseudomonas sp. C27(2019) DNA window includes the following coding sequences:
- a CDS encoding iron ABC transporter permease, producing MALPAQRRWYPIALFFAALVCLPISVLLLSWHSIDMQIWEHLWQTQMLRLLSNTAILIAGVGVGVTLLGVSLAWLTSLCEFPGRRWLDWALMLPFAIPAYVLAFVFVGLLDFAGPVQTLLRAWLGSDLRLPNVRSTGGVIIVFILVFYPYVYLLARTAFLAQGKGFMEAARVLGLTPWQAFWRVALPVARPAIGAGVALALMESLADFGAVSVFNFDTFTTAIYKTWYGFFSLSSATQLASLLLLFVAVLLFAEQRARGAIRPSNERPRGKALYALRGWKAALASSWCGLVFLCAFVIPVLQLIVWFWQRGRFDLDERYTALITHTLYLGLMAAALTVAAALLLAFSKRLTPTKRMHALVGFANLGYALPGSVLAVAIMLAFSYLDEHAVIPVSTWLGGAGRPILLGSLSALLLTYVIRFMAVAHGPLEGALARIKPSLPEASRSLGISGVALFRRVYLPLLLPGSLSAALLVFVDVLKEMPATLLMRPFGWDTLAVRIFEMTSEGEWARASLPALTLVVVGLLPVILLIRRSAYRPGH from the coding sequence GTGGCCCTCCCTGCCCAACGTCGCTGGTATCCCATTGCTTTATTTTTTGCTGCACTGGTCTGTTTACCGATCAGTGTTTTACTGCTCAGTTGGCACTCGATTGATATGCAAATCTGGGAGCACTTGTGGCAGACGCAAATGCTTCGCCTGCTCTCCAACACGGCAATTCTTATCGCTGGTGTGGGCGTGGGCGTCACTTTACTGGGCGTCAGTTTGGCATGGCTCACCAGTCTCTGTGAGTTCCCCGGACGGCGCTGGCTTGACTGGGCTTTAATGCTGCCTTTTGCGATTCCAGCCTATGTTTTGGCCTTTGTATTTGTCGGCTTATTAGATTTTGCCGGACCCGTGCAAACATTACTGCGTGCATGGCTGGGTAGCGATCTGCGCCTGCCCAACGTGCGCTCCACCGGTGGCGTTATTATTGTTTTTATTCTGGTGTTTTATCCCTATGTCTACCTGCTCGCACGCACCGCATTTTTAGCACAGGGCAAGGGTTTTATGGAAGCGGCACGAGTGCTCGGCTTAACACCTTGGCAAGCCTTTTGGCGCGTCGCTTTGCCAGTGGCCAGACCGGCCATTGGCGCAGGCGTCGCCTTGGCGCTGATGGAATCTTTGGCAGATTTTGGTGCTGTTTCCGTATTCAATTTTGACACCTTTACCACGGCCATTTATAAAACCTGGTATGGCTTTTTTAGCTTATCCAGCGCGACTCAATTGGCCAGCTTATTGCTATTATTTGTCGCTGTATTGCTATTTGCTGAACAGCGCGCACGTGGAGCAATTCGCCCCAGCAACGAACGGCCTCGTGGCAAAGCACTGTACGCATTACGCGGTTGGAAAGCTGCGCTGGCCTCCTCTTGGTGTGGCTTAGTTTTCCTTTGTGCCTTTGTTATTCCTGTTTTGCAATTGATCGTGTGGTTTTGGCAGCGCGGTCGTTTCGATTTAGATGAGCGTTATACTGCACTCATCACCCACACCCTGTACTTAGGTCTGATGGCAGCTGCTCTTACGGTGGCTGCCGCTTTATTATTGGCCTTCTCTAAGCGTTTAACCCCAACCAAGCGCATGCATGCGCTGGTTGGTTTTGCCAATTTAGGCTATGCCTTGCCCGGCTCAGTGCTGGCTGTAGCCATTATGTTAGCGTTCAGCTACCTTGATGAGCACGCCGTGATTCCTGTATCCACATGGTTAGGGGGCGCGGGGCGGCCAATCTTACTGGGCAGTTTAAGTGCGTTATTGTTAACCTATGTGATTCGCTTTATGGCTGTCGCCCACGGTCCTTTAGAAGGTGCACTAGCACGTATAAAACCTTCTTTACCCGAGGCTTCTCGCAGTTTGGGTATCAGCGGCGTAGCATTGTTTCGGCGCGTGTATTTACCCTTATTGCTGCCAGGCAGTTTATCTGCAGCGCTGCTGGTGTTTGTCGATGTGCTTAAAGAAATGCCGGCAACCTTGCTGATGCGCCCATTTGGCTGGGATACTCTGGCGGTGCGTATTTTTGAAATGACCAGTGAAGGCGAATGGGCGCGCGCGTCCTTACCTGCTTTGACTTTAGTCGTTGTTGGCCTGCTGCCGGTTATTCTATTGATTCGCCGCTCCGCCTACCGTCCGGGGCACTAG
- a CDS encoding DUF2868 domain-containing protein: protein MTDSSSSLQTLWLCEAVRLREEQTGLLEDTEACRKARATAGSLAQRLQARGLFLAQRDGLVAALQHWLQGAKLAVWLLIISALVAGVVLAKTALSGTPQAINIFWALAGLIGLNLVSLLAWFFSLVFSAQATSPLSHLWLWLSNKLARDAKAVQLAPALLVLLQRNHLLRWGLGRLLHGWWLITLITALLTLVALLATRRYGFVWESTIVASDSFVMLVNSLGKPGAWLGFALPDSELIRHSGMQTLDNEQARQVWASWLLGMLLIYGLLPRLVCSLLCEWRWRRGVKRLQLDANDPVWQPLHERVQPSSERLGVIDAAPSQLPSSTVGSQITGQAAVVVAIELDNSISWPPELPAQVLNAGVIDTREQRRTILDQFSANPPARLLIACNPQRSVDRGTLHLIAELSRTAAQTQVWLLATETTDERLNNWQEHLDSLQLTHSRSAPWAWLEHGDE from the coding sequence GTGACTGACTCATCCTCATCTTTACAAACCCTTTGGTTATGCGAAGCCGTGCGTTTGCGCGAGGAGCAAACAGGTCTACTCGAAGATACTGAGGCTTGCCGTAAAGCGCGCGCCACAGCAGGCTCGCTTGCGCAACGCTTGCAGGCGCGTGGGCTCTTTCTTGCCCAGCGTGATGGTTTAGTGGCAGCCCTGCAGCATTGGCTACAAGGCGCTAAGCTCGCCGTGTGGCTGTTAATTATCAGCGCTCTAGTGGCGGGCGTCGTTTTGGCAAAAACCGCCCTCAGCGGTACACCGCAGGCAATTAATATTTTCTGGGCTTTAGCTGGGCTGATTGGTTTAAATCTTGTGAGCTTACTGGCTTGGTTTTTCAGTTTAGTTTTTTCAGCACAAGCCACCTCACCACTCAGTCATCTGTGGCTCTGGCTCAGCAACAAACTAGCCCGCGACGCTAAAGCCGTACAGCTGGCACCTGCCTTATTGGTCTTACTGCAACGCAATCACTTACTGCGCTGGGGCTTGGGTCGTTTATTACACGGCTGGTGGTTAATCACTTTAATCACTGCATTACTGACCTTAGTAGCCTTACTCGCCACCCGCCGCTATGGCTTTGTTTGGGAGTCAACCATCGTCGCCAGTGATTCCTTTGTTATGCTGGTCAACAGCCTTGGCAAACCAGGCGCTTGGCTTGGCTTTGCGCTACCCGATAGCGAACTGATTCGCCACAGCGGCATGCAAACTTTAGACAATGAACAGGCACGCCAAGTATGGGCCAGTTGGTTACTGGGCATGCTGTTGATCTACGGCCTCCTGCCGCGCTTAGTCTGCAGCCTGCTCTGCGAATGGCGCTGGCGGCGTGGTGTTAAGCGTTTACAACTGGATGCCAATGATCCTGTTTGGCAGCCTTTACACGAGCGAGTACAACCCAGCAGTGAGCGCTTAGGCGTTATTGATGCCGCACCATCGCAACTGCCAAGCAGTACGGTTGGCTCACAGATAACTGGGCAGGCTGCGGTCGTTGTCGCCATTGAGTTGGATAACAGCATCAGCTGGCCACCTGAACTACCCGCACAGGTGCTCAATGCTGGCGTGATAGACACGCGCGAGCAACGGCGCACTATCCTTGATCAATTCAGTGCCAACCCTCCAGCGCGCCTATTGATTGCCTGCAACCCGCAGCGCTCAGTTGATCGTGGCACCTTACATTTAATTGCTGAATTATCGCGCACCGCCGCGCAAACGCAGGTCTGGCTACTCGCAACTGAAACCACTGATGAGCGCCTGAATAACTGGCAAGAACATCTGGATTCATTACAATTAACCCATAGTCGTTCAGCCCCTTGGGCATGGCTGGAGCACGGTGATGAGTGA
- the gcvH gene encoding glycine cleavage system protein GcvH, with protein MSTIPADLRYASTHEWARLETDGTVTVGITDHAQEALGDVVFIELPALNSALTAGQAVGVVESVKAASDIHAPISGTVIALNEGLVEAPEGVNTHPYQSWFYRLQPSNPEQLQQLLDADGYQAVC; from the coding sequence ATGAGCACAATCCCTGCCGATTTACGTTATGCCAGCACGCACGAATGGGCTCGCCTAGAAACAGATGGCACAGTCACCGTTGGCATTACCGACCACGCACAAGAAGCCTTAGGTGACGTGGTTTTTATAGAATTGCCTGCATTGAACAGTGCTCTGACCGCCGGTCAAGCAGTCGGCGTGGTCGAGTCAGTCAAGGCGGCTTCTGATATTCATGCACCTATCAGCGGTACAGTTATTGCGTTGAATGAAGGCTTAGTTGAAGCACCAGAAGGGGTCAACACACACCCCTATCAGAGTTGGTTTTACCGCTTACAACCGAGCAACCCAGAGCAATTACAGCAGCTGTTAGATGCTGACGGCTACCAAGCTGTTTGCTAA
- the gcvT gene encoding glycine cleavage system aminomethyltransferase GcvT has translation MGLRTPLYDMHLALGAKIIDFNGWDMPLHYGSQVEEHHHVRKECGMFDISHMSIFDIQGAQAQAFLQHVLCNDVALLDSVGSAQHSLLLNEQGGVIDDVMVFRTDTGYRLVGNAVTRQRVQAWLNEHAEAFSCVVSWRNDLCLFSIQGPLTRERLSGILSSSRSQLVKTLEHHFAAADGDWFISCTGYTGEVGIEIMLPASQAVDFMNELVGAGIAPIGIGARDTLRLEAGFNLYTFDTSEQISPLAANMQHIVSWQPESRNFIGRQALQAQQDNGVAEKLVGLVLEERGVLRAGQPVRIDNNINGVITSGSFSPTLGKAIALARVPIDTGDRAEVEIRHKWFPVRVVKPRFVRHGKILI, from the coding sequence ATGGGATTGCGTACCCCGCTGTATGATATGCACCTGGCCCTTGGTGCGAAAATAATTGATTTTAATGGCTGGGACATGCCATTACATTACGGCTCGCAAGTGGAAGAACATCACCATGTACGCAAAGAGTGCGGCATGTTTGATATTTCCCATATGAGTATTTTTGATATTCAAGGCGCACAAGCCCAGGCATTTTTGCAGCATGTCCTGTGCAATGATGTGGCCCTGTTAGACAGCGTAGGTAGCGCACAACACAGTCTTTTGCTCAATGAGCAAGGCGGCGTGATTGATGACGTAATGGTGTTTCGCACTGACACAGGTTACCGCTTAGTCGGTAATGCCGTAACGCGCCAGCGCGTACAGGCATGGTTGAACGAACATGCTGAGGCTTTTTCCTGCGTTGTTAGCTGGCGTAATGATCTGTGCCTGTTTTCTATCCAAGGCCCACTCACCCGTGAGCGCCTGAGCGGTATTTTAAGCTCATCGCGCAGCCAATTAGTTAAAACCTTAGAGCACCATTTTGCTGCAGCAGATGGCGATTGGTTTATTTCCTGCACAGGTTATACCGGCGAGGTCGGCATAGAAATTATGCTGCCAGCCTCGCAAGCTGTCGATTTTATGAATGAGCTGGTCGGCGCAGGTATCGCGCCAATTGGTATCGGTGCACGTGACACGCTGCGTTTAGAAGCTGGTTTTAATTTGTATACTTTTGATACCAGTGAGCAAATATCACCGTTGGCAGCCAACATGCAGCACATCGTCTCGTGGCAACCAGAGTCGCGCAATTTTATTGGCCGTCAAGCGTTACAAGCGCAACAAGATAACGGTGTCGCTGAAAAACTCGTGGGTTTAGTGCTTGAGGAGCGCGGCGTACTACGTGCCGGTCAACCCGTGCGCATTGATAACAACATCAACGGTGTTATCACCAGCGGCAGCTTCTCTCCGACACTCGGCAAAGCCATTGCCTTAGCACGCGTCCCCATAGATACAGGTGATCGCGCTGAAGTCGAGATTCGCCACAAATGGTTCCCAGTGCGTGTGGTTAAGCCACGCTTTGTGCGCCATGGAAAGATTCTTATTTAG
- a CDS encoding dihydrofolate reductase, which translates to MQHPLPVSLIVAATRNQVIGRDNQMPWHLPADLRYFKQRTLGKPIIMGRKTWESLGRPLPGRLNIVITQQAATAFDGAEVFSDLQAAIQRGQEWASEQGADEVMVIGGGQLYQQALCLTQRVYLTRIDLELEGDTFFPVLDAQQWQLIEAQAHPAQDQEPGYTFEVWQRTQSQV; encoded by the coding sequence ATGCAACATCCATTGCCTGTGAGTTTGATCGTCGCTGCAACGCGCAATCAAGTGATTGGTCGAGACAACCAAATGCCGTGGCATCTGCCGGCTGACTTACGTTATTTCAAGCAACGTACCCTAGGCAAGCCGATCATTATGGGGCGTAAAACTTGGGAATCACTGGGACGGCCTTTGCCGGGGCGTTTAAATATTGTGATTACTCAGCAAGCTGCTACAGCCTTTGACGGTGCTGAAGTCTTTAGCGATCTGCAGGCTGCTATCCAGCGCGGACAAGAGTGGGCGAGTGAGCAAGGTGCTGACGAGGTGATGGTGATCGGTGGCGGTCAGCTCTATCAGCAAGCCTTGTGCTTAACCCAGCGGGTATATTTAACCCGTATTGATCTTGAGCTTGAGGGTGATACGTTTTTCCCAGTGCTTGATGCGCAGCAATGGCAGCTAATCGAAGCACAAGCACACCCAGCCCAAGATCAAGAGCCGGGCTACACGTTTGAAGTTTGGCAGCGCACCCAGAGCCAAGTGTAA